A section of the Pseudanabaena mucicola str. Chao 1806 genome encodes:
- a CDS encoding aminotransferase class V-fold PLP-dependent enzyme, with amino-acid sequence MISSAALSKSLESDTLERDREQALSMHRSHFPALEIKNRTYFNYGGQGVLCESALESITRNFHHIEQLGCFSNAAGDWMMSEYAATKEAIAQEFQVSANTITLTENTTIGCNIALWSVDWQQGDRLLLSDCEHHGIIASAVQIQKRFGVEIDYFPLSNTHNASANGKDSTDVVDLLVQHLQPKTRMVMISHICWNTGQVLPLQAIVKACHEHQVLVAVDAAQSVGVLPLNLGEIAADFYAFTTHKWWCAPLGLGALYIRPEIFAQIEPVFVGWRGLTSKTPIPQWKQDGSKFEVASSTYTLYEALRIAIAYAHSWGTQQQRYQRICELSQLLWQQLNELPHINCVRQSPPESGLVSFQINRDIAKSVIAQKSHGLIARQLESEHQVFIRALPKPDCLRASVHYLTSMADLDRLTSTIATLA; translated from the coding sequence TTGATTTCTTCAGCAGCATTGTCTAAAAGTTTAGAGTCTGATACTTTAGAACGTGATCGCGAACAAGCATTATCTATGCATCGATCACATTTTCCTGCTTTAGAAATTAAAAATCGCACTTACTTTAACTACGGCGGTCAAGGAGTTTTATGTGAATCTGCATTAGAATCAATTACCAGAAACTTTCATCATATTGAACAATTAGGTTGCTTCTCCAATGCCGCAGGTGACTGGATGATGTCAGAATATGCAGCTACTAAAGAAGCGATCGCCCAAGAGTTTCAAGTGAGTGCCAATACAATTACCCTCACTGAAAATACAACGATTGGCTGCAATATTGCATTGTGGTCTGTGGATTGGCAACAAGGCGATCGCCTATTGCTATCGGACTGCGAACATCACGGAATTATCGCTAGTGCCGTCCAAATTCAAAAACGCTTTGGTGTGGAAATCGATTATTTCCCTCTGAGTAATACTCATAATGCTAGTGCCAATGGTAAAGATAGTACTGACGTTGTGGACTTACTAGTACAGCATTTACAACCAAAGACTCGTATGGTCATGATCAGCCACATTTGCTGGAATACAGGACAGGTTTTGCCACTACAAGCAATAGTTAAAGCTTGCCATGAGCATCAGGTCTTGGTTGCGGTTGATGCAGCGCAGTCAGTAGGTGTATTACCCCTCAACCTTGGGGAAATTGCCGCAGATTTTTATGCCTTTACTACCCATAAATGGTGGTGTGCGCCCCTTGGGTTGGGAGCCTTGTATATTCGTCCTGAAATCTTTGCCCAAATTGAGCCTGTCTTCGTCGGTTGGCGCGGACTCACAAGCAAAACACCAATTCCTCAGTGGAAACAGGATGGCTCTAAGTTTGAAGTAGCTAGTTCAACCTATACCCTTTACGAGGCTTTACGCATAGCGATCGCCTATGCCCACAGTTGGGGTACACAACAACAACGCTATCAACGCATCTGTGAATTAAGCCAGTTACTATGGCAACAACTTAATGAGCTACCCCACATTAATTGCGTTCGTCAATCACCTCCAGAATCGGGTTTAGTTTCCTTCCAAATTAATCGAGATATCGCTAAAAGTGTGATCGCGCAAAAGTCTCACGGGCTAATTGCCAGACAACTAGAATCGGAACATCAAGTATTTATCCGTGCTCTTCCTAAACCAGACTGTCTTAGGGCTTCAGTGCATTACCTAACTTCGATGGCAGATCTTGATCGCCTCACCTCTACCATCGCCACTCTCGCTTAA
- a CDS encoding response regulator, producing MVKVLVVDDSPMVLEMVSAHLKQHGLEVIEAHDGADAVEKLKASTPDLVVTDVVMPRMNGYELCRWIKSNASTKDLPVIMCTTKSEEFDKYWGMKQGADAYLTKPYHPPELIKTIKQLIS from the coding sequence ATGGTAAAAGTCCTTGTAGTGGACGATAGTCCGATGGTGTTGGAGATGGTCTCGGCACATTTAAAACAGCATGGTCTAGAAGTTATAGAAGCCCATGATGGTGCTGATGCAGTGGAAAAACTTAAGGCTTCAACTCCCGATCTTGTTGTCACCGATGTGGTTATGCCTCGGATGAATGGCTATGAGTTATGCCGTTGGATCAAAAGTAATGCCTCTACGAAGGATTTGCCCGTAATTATGTGTACAACCAAAAGTGAGGAATTTGATAAGTACTGGGGTATGAAACAGGGGGCAGATGCATACTTAACCAAGCCTTATCATCCACCTGAATTAATTAAAACCATTAAGCAGTTAATTAGTTAG
- a CDS encoding CPBP family intramembrane glutamic endopeptidase: MALFSQAPQQNKKSEILSRSQVLIAMAVTAIIFLGISKGWVYLTGIPMVPLYWQTEHGVIGFGIGLGVALLSSLIYEIWESYRLAAQEYLEMVLRPLELIDLIWLGLLPGLSEEMLFRGVALPALGMNGIALIITSVVFGVLHMASAKHMSYTVWAIAVGMMLGAVTMYTGNLLSAIMAHVLTNALSGLIWKYKQSKNV; encoded by the coding sequence ATGGCTCTTTTCTCACAGGCTCCTCAACAAAATAAAAAAAGCGAAATTTTATCGAGATCGCAGGTTCTCATTGCTATGGCAGTAACCGCGATTATCTTCTTAGGAATTTCTAAGGGTTGGGTCTACTTAACAGGTATACCAATGGTTCCGCTTTACTGGCAAACAGAACATGGAGTGATCGGTTTTGGCATAGGTCTAGGAGTGGCTTTGCTCAGTAGTCTAATTTATGAAATATGGGAAAGCTATCGACTTGCGGCTCAAGAATATCTGGAAATGGTACTTAGACCCTTAGAACTGATCGATTTAATTTGGTTAGGTTTATTACCAGGATTGAGCGAGGAGATGTTATTTCGTGGTGTGGCTCTACCTGCTCTGGGAATGAATGGAATAGCCTTGATTATTACCAGTGTTGTGTTTGGCGTATTGCACATGGCAAGTGCCAAGCATATGTCCTACACTGTTTGGGCGATCGCTGTGGGGATGATGCTTGGTGCAGTGACGATGTATACGGGTAATCTTTTATCAGCAATCATGGCTCATGTGTTGACCAATGCACTCTCAGGTTTAATTTGGAAATACAAGCAATCAAAGAATGTCTAA
- a CDS encoding ABC transporter ATP-binding protein: MVMVTVEGLSKIYNIAVKESGLFGTLKHFWHRQYREIAAVRDISFKISSGEMVGFLGPNGAGKTTTLKMLTGLIHPSSGKVHVAGHIPFRRDAGFLQKITLVMGQKQQLIWDLPALDSLRMNAAVYDIPEKIFKHRVSELTEMLSLEGKLSQPMRKLSLGERMKAELLAALLHQPQVLFLDEPTLGLDVNAQANVREFLREYNQRYQATILLTSHYMADITALCKRVLLIHQGGLIYDGSLDRLHNNFAPYREVRIELAKPIGDRNDLQKYGQILNIDSQAVCFLVPRENLTKVVSQMLAELEILDLSVNEPAIEEVIGSVFNAGTVN, translated from the coding sequence ATAGTAATGGTTACAGTTGAAGGTTTGAGCAAAATTTATAATATTGCGGTCAAGGAATCAGGACTATTTGGTACTCTTAAGCATTTTTGGCATCGTCAATATCGTGAGATCGCGGCAGTTAGAGATATCTCCTTTAAGATATCCTCTGGTGAAATGGTGGGATTTTTAGGTCCAAATGGCGCAGGCAAAACCACGACACTAAAAATGCTGACAGGTTTAATTCATCCGTCATCGGGTAAAGTACATGTCGCAGGACATATTCCCTTTCGTCGTGATGCGGGCTTTCTCCAAAAAATCACCTTAGTCATGGGGCAGAAACAGCAATTAATTTGGGATTTGCCAGCCCTAGACTCATTACGCATGAATGCGGCAGTGTATGACATTCCCGAAAAAATATTTAAACACCGTGTTAGTGAATTGACCGAGATGCTATCGCTTGAAGGCAAACTGTCGCAACCAATGCGGAAACTATCCCTTGGTGAGCGCATGAAGGCGGAGTTGCTCGCGGCGCTCTTACATCAACCACAGGTGTTGTTTTTAGATGAACCGACCTTGGGGCTAGATGTTAATGCTCAGGCAAATGTACGCGAATTTTTGAGGGAATATAATCAGCGTTATCAAGCTACGATTTTGTTAACCAGTCACTATATGGCAGATATTACGGCTTTATGTAAGCGAGTATTGTTAATTCATCAAGGGGGACTGATCTATGACGGTAGTTTGGATAGATTGCATAATAATTTTGCGCCCTATCGGGAAGTGCGGATAGAGTTAGCCAAACCTATAGGTGATCGCAATGATTTACAGAAATATGGTCAAATCCTAAATATCGATAGTCAAGCAGTTTGCTTTTTAGTACCAAGAGAAAATCTGACAAAGGTAGTTTCTCAGATGCTTGCCGAACTAGAAATCTTGGATTTATCAGTAAATGAGCCCGCGATTGAGGAAGTAATTGGTAGTGTTTTTAATGCTGGCACTGTCAATTAA